One Tribolium castaneum strain GA2 chromosome 6, icTriCast1.1, whole genome shotgun sequence genomic window, TTCAGGCATTCCCTTGGTTCTTCGAACCGGATAGGTCGCTGGTTcatatccggctcgaaggactgAAGATCATAGCACTCGTTATGGAAACGTCGCTTTGAAATAAACACTagtattttcttcaaaaaccgttctttatttccaaaaattaatacaaatatCAACCCTtacgatattattattatctatttATGCCATCGTAAacggtaaaatggtattttatcTACTGATTACATCATgataaaacgaaattttatcgtatCTAGAGAAATATAGTTCAGAGCcattgttgtttttctgtttttttacatcTATAATAAATTGTCAGTCAAAATAATTCAGTAAATTCAATCGAAATATCTATTCTTATGTCGTCCGAAACAAACgagagtttttttttgcaaaaagtcGTTATACCtaaagaataattaattatgtttattacgttaattttttacgtatttttttccataaaacTTCATAACACATTCTTGTTTTAGAATGATACTAgaagttttaagtttttatcatttagtattttattattgttagttATATTAATACAGTAGAACCTCGATTATCCACCACTTCAGGGTTCAGTTTATTTCTCACTAcaaatctttttatttttgattatccATTTCGAGACGTTTTAAAACCggaattgtatattttttaattttttaattttcaatttttctttctGCATGAACAAagtattatatttatttttaattctcgCATTTCCAAGTACCTACAAAAGGAATAGAAAAATGTAGTTTTAACACACTCAAAAAATCTTCGAAAATTGTTGCGCcaaacattttctgtcaacccaacatctgaaaaaaaattgagaatttgCTACACAAAAACATAAATGAAACATTCATTTTGCTaagcacaaaataaaataagtaataaataataattctatttaaataaatacagaatAAATACCTACCTACAGacttttatgaaaataaaatctaccAAAGtaacttgttttattttatttagtttttttcgtttttaacaTACTTTTAAAAGACGTATGTAAATTACACTTGTATGTCAATACCTatcttaaattaattttttacaatgttaTACACGTATCATTGCTATTCAATTCAGAGCTaaaatacagactgaaccaaaagtaacgcagaaaattcatctttttttttattagacatttttcaaaaaaatctcgaacagatcgattttattttttaaatgctacattttgacagCGTAGTAACATTAAAAACGTCATTGAcaacatttttgataagcgTTATAGATAGTTAACTTCCAAATTCAAAACATAAATTAgaaacaattcaaaaaaaaagaagaaaataaaataacaaaatgtaaaaagtCATCGAAAGTATTATACAAagagttttatctttttgttcttatgtttttttttgtttatctttttGTGTTTAGTTGTCATACTAAGTGTTTTCATTCTAATTATATacaaataatacataatatgTATAAAACAATtgtcatttataaaataagtcaaGAACAGATAAAGCCTTTTATGTTgaattgtctattttttattttattatatttatttttgttttttattttttcttattacctACCAGATAGATAAAATGTGCACTTCCTACAACTGAGAACAGAaatgttgtaattttaaaaaattaagaataacGTTATAAGTGTCACTatgatgtcaaaatgtagcatttaaaaacatgaAATCGACAttgtgttgattttttttttgcaaatgaccCATGGAAAAGATGAATTTTGTCCGTAAGTTATCATTTTTTGttactaaatttattttgataccATGGTGCACCAATTTAATTTAGCATCATTTCCATAATTcgtgatttttaataatacggCTTGATTTTGTCCATGAAGAGGTCGAATAATGGAGGTTCTActgtattagtttttgagatatttacaGTAAAAACTACTTTTAGCACACCCACAATTGGccaatttttactttgaaatttgaaaaattttatccattTTGAGTATTTGTTTCCGTTTGTTTGTTTCTCGCGTGGTCACGTGTCGTCGTCGCAGCCACCTGCACATTTTAccgtaatttttcaaattcctCGGTGCACCTGtctgtgcaaaaataatgtcctTGTTGCAAACACACATCTGCTCGGGTCATTAAATTTACGTAATTGAAAGAGTTTTTTTCGTTTCCTAAATCgatgatttattttgttacgttATTACATAGGACATGACGTAACCTAATTGGTTCGTCGCTTTTTAATCAATCGCCAATCCGTGAAGTGCATTCACACGACgaacatttgaatttttcattttcgttgtttatttattattttgttttgttgttgttgtttagttggcTCCACTGATGTGTTCGTGTGTGCGTGTGTGTGCCTCGTACGTTGTTTACGGTTTGTTCCCTTGTTGTTGCTCGTGTTCGTCAGGGGTAAGATATTGTATTGTGGTGGTGATGctagattgttttttttgctgtGCGATACacttttgtttgttaaaaacgCATCAAATTGTGATTAGTAGGCGATtagagaaataataaattgttttgtagACGCGCCAGTCTCGATTGTAGGTGGCTATGACCGCatctttttttgttgttgtccGATTATGTTAACAAATCGCAATTCGAGTCGTTTGTTTATCGAAATAATGGCCTTGCGAAGGTCGGGTCAAGGTCACGAATTTAATAATTGGAATTTAAGAGAATACAACACGTCACCTGTGGTTGCAAAGGTCGAAATTATTATCACGTGACCTGTCGCGACCTCCAATGggaaaaatatttgtgttaaTTTGGCGAAAACAATTGATAACGGGATGCAAAAAAATGACAGTTACGTacttgattaattatttttcgagCGATTTGTGACagttgagttttttttaatcggcCATATGCCAAGCAGACACAGTCGCTCGAAAAACGACATATTTGCATGTTGTGTACACACGGTGTGAATATTTTAacggttttaaaaattgaaaactgcgCCACTGATAATAATAAGCTTGTCGACGCATTCTCGGATGtcgtgaattttttattgtattttttttgcttgttgGCAGCACCTCAAAGATGAATTGGTGGAGGTCGTCTCCGAGATGGAGTCGCTCGATTCGGGCGAAGACGGTAAAAACAGCAACAAGACCAAAATGATGTCGATTGGAAGGAAGAAATTTAATATGGATCCGAAAAAAGGGATCGAGTACCTGATTGAGAAAGGATTATTGCAGAATACGGCCGAAAGTGTGGCGCAGTTTTTGCACAAAGGCGAGGGACTGAATAAGACAGCGATCGGTGATTATTTGGGAGAGAAAAACGATTTTAACGAAAAGGTGCTGCAAGCTTTCGTCGATCTGCACGATTTTACCGATCTCATACTAGTCCAGGCGTTGAGGTATGtgaaaaaattccaattaTTCACTTCTTgtttaattggcgcagtcggtaggaGAATCAACAAATACTCTAACTTATGTTTCTAAAAGCTAAATTTGATTTGTTCGACGTTTTTATGTAAAGTGGTGGAAACTCTATAATTCAACAGATTTCAAGGTTAATTCAAGAACTTGTTTCTTCAGAGCTGTAAAGTTTACTTAAGTTTttgtacgattttttttttaataattaaaaaagcgaAACAAATGTTTCGATCTGAAAAATAAACCTCGATACATGAAAAGCACACTAATTAGCAAAACTTTTGTGTTTCAGGTTGAAAAAGTGCTGAAATGCTACtgtttttttgacttaatttggtattttttgttcaaaaataatgcaCTGGTGTGCTTAACTGAGTAGTTTGTGTacaaaaatgcttgaaaacgGCGCAAATTTGATGATAAtttggatattttttattatttttgactgaaaaatatacaaattttgtttttttttttttttttggtgatttaTGATGCAATTTGACTGAAAATTGCATTTTCGGAGGCAAAAACGTGCAGAAAATcataaaaagtgtaaaaaaagattgtcattttaaaattgaggttttttggtttgattttaattttttaaattttcaaaatatgaaatattcgaattggaaaattattttacacgcttgaaaaatttcaccaaattaccttaatttggtgtttttttatgaagtttggtaaaaaactaagtaaaaaataaattgaaaaaagtgcaagaaaatgtttttttctaccTAATTTGCTCAGTTTTGAACTGGTTTGTGCAGaattttgcgttttaggtgaattaaaGCAATTATATTTAGTgatgttgatttaatttaaaaaaaaatgtgttaagatatctgcaaaagacagTCACTTGCTGtgaaataaatagaaataaaatacatattagTAAATCTTCTATTTAGATCTACATGATCTAAAATTctcaagaaaaaaaacctcATACGTCTAATAGAAAATTGTTCACTCGAACGATGAAAAATTTATGGTTTCAAGACTGTAAAGTCTATATTAAGTTTGAAGTTTTTGGacgttttttgacaaatttagggaaaaaaatgagtttctagcttaaaaatgctaaattcactaaattttggacgaaattttgcaaaatatttctgtttttggCTGAAAAAGTGCTGAAACGGCCTTTTTCGACCCagtttggtgttttttgattttaaatttcgcGAAATGGGTAAGTTACGgaccaaaaaaatgcaatggAACTCTGATAGAGGTAAAAAAGTAGTACAAATTTAACGatagtttaattattttttaccaaaatacacaaatttggtggtttttcAGGAGATTTATGAtgaaattcttcaaaaattttaagttttcgaGTCACAAACGTGCTGAAAATATTCTTTTTGttgataacattttaagccttctttttaatgtctgaatcctagattataaacactgttttaaaacacgtttcccatagcaacgttttttcactattttaaaacacgcaaCGTTTTTCGACTTAATTTGCAGTtgtagtttgtaatgttgatttaattaaaaatttgaagaaaagacaaaaaaatatttgaagacAAAAAACTTGGTTATTTTATTCCGATAATGAACAAATAcggagaaaaaaaagaaaagttattttttgagagaacacaagattttagcaaatttttgttttttttttacaatgttttacagaatttttaagaaaaaatactaACCTGACATgtaagtaataataaactaCAAATATATgcttatttatgtattttgggAATTTAATCGTTCTATTTCAGTTAATTTTAAAGTGTCAAATAAAACTCGGTATCTCAATTTTTGTCGACTTATtgaggtttcactgtattaAATTTCTACACAGGATTGGACGGTTTTGTTAATTTCAGGCAATTCCTTTGGAGCTTCCGTTTGCCCGGGGAAGCCCAGAAAATCGACCGAATGATGGAATGTTTCGCGAAGCGCTACTGCGACTGCCAGGGCGAgaacaacatttttgaaaattcggaCACTTGTTACGTGTTATCGTTCGCGATAATAATGCTTAACACGAGTTTGCATAATCCGAGTGTGAAAGATAAGCCCACGATCGAGCAGTTTATTAACATGAACCGGGGGATTAACCAGGGTCAAGACCTGCCTCGAGAGTTACTTGTGGtaggtttttgaaaaaaatgaaagtagTGGGAcaatttgttgatttattttttgaatttagggTTTGTATGAGAGTATTAAGGCCGAACCGTTTAAAATCCCTGAGGATGATGGGAATGATTTGATGCACACGTTCTTCAATCCGGATAAGGAGGGGTGGCTGTGGAAGCAAGGGGGGCGGTACAAGAGTTGGAAGAGGCGGTGGTTTATTTTGAACGATAATTGTTTGTATTACTTCGAGTATACGACTGACAAGGAACCGCGCGGCATTATTCCGTTGGAGAATATTTCAGTGAGGGAGTGTACAGATAGGCAGAAGCAGCACTGTTTCGAGTTGTATGCGAGTGGGGGCGCTGATTTCATCAAGGCTTGTAAGACGGACTCGGAGGGGAAAGTTGTTGAAGGGAAACACACTGTATACAGGATGTCGGCGAGCAGTGAAGAAGAGAAGAACGAATGGATGCAAAGGTTGAAGCAGAGTATTAGTCATAATCCGTTCTATGATATGTTGGCAAACAGGAAACGGAAAGCTCAACAtcataactaatttttttatacataatAAAGGTTTGATCGGAAGGGTCGTTTGATTTCTGTGAAATTGAACGAGAGTGCGAAATCTCCAATTCCTAGTCTTGGTTgacatattatttatttattgtacatAATGTTTTCGTTGCAACGGATGTATATACAggtgtattttgtttttttgtatagattttgtgtaaataaatttacaagtttCTAGTTCGACTACGCAGCCCTTCCCCTACAATTCTCATGTTTCccgcagttttttaattttttttttttcagtaaaacaCGCTACgtaattatacagggtgttctaGGAGTGCGTACATGCTCCATAACTTTTTCCTATGCAAGCTGtcgatttgattttttttaacgataGACCATGTAATAAGTcacattctaaaaatattttaattcgtatacaggctgttccaaaagaaaatctctttttttaaataagaacctcaatttttgactaaattgtCAATGTAACATGAAAATAACGCACCCGGGTTTCTTAGACTTTTCTGTCATAATTTTTGACTTGCGATAATTTCTGTATGaaaattcggaagtaaaattaccgttggaggcgccactgagctaggtcgaaaacagtaaccattaatgacgggaaaatgtttattcggatattttgagcgttgtacgaattttgaggcttcacaattattacattgcctatgcggaatgattattgcatctttgatgcaagaaacttatgttgacaaatgagagatgacgaggaaaacacgaataacgaatgactgattggttcactttctttattggaaaattattacaaagacattgaaaagcctaccttttggcataatttacgtttaaatgtatcagcagttgttaatctttattgtagttttgcagatttaccgcagcatttcatgattttttcagtggaaaattctaacctaaaattcataacacttcactaatttattggtttcttgagccaaacctTGTGTTCGCTgggatccattacttataatctttaattagacaactgtttgataacactttgtaatcaaaatttaaatatttttcactttttatccactttcaagttccaacaataaacactttataccacgaaaaactacagaaccaaagtcaacgctagtacgtacttttaaagtaattctttctattgtaagtaattaacactatacacgcaaaattgttgaacaattcattaaatgtcagttaaatgtggcattacgaaaatttctttactgttttcgacatagttcaaaagtcatcaccagggGGCGCCTagagttaattttatttccgaatagcgTCATGTATTCGGGAATAAAAGTAACTAGGCGCCCTCTAACGGCGATTTTTTGTACTTTACGAAAACAGTAACAAATGCCGAAAACagtaatgaattatttatcaattCTGCGTGTATACTGTTAATTTCGTACAATCGAGTCAGTTTAaaaacaccctatattttattgcatttttgcatATCACTTTATATGAGCTTTTTGGCGATATAAGACTTGTAGGgtctattttaaaatttgtgagatgtttgcaaaataaaaaatattgatggtttaattcagaaaaagtGAGTCTTGTCACCTGTCACAGTACGAAATGTTTCTCAGGGTACTTTTACTGAGTTTTCTCATAGTGTTTGAAGCTGAGTCAAGTAAGCCCCACTCTAAACCCTTGACCCTCCATTtgtccgttttttttttcagttaaatcACCCGACGAACTCGCCGCACTATTCCAAGAAccccaaaacaaaaaaattattaagaataACAACGGCGAGCGTGTGCCCCCTGGATATTACTCGTACGCCGTCATCTTCAAGCTTATGAAAGAACCAAAATCCCACCTATTTAACAATTCTGATTTTTTCGAATCTTTGGCGATTTGTTCGGGGACTGTTTTGAATCGCCGATGGGTCGTAACCAAGGCCTCGCCCATTGCCTATTACAAGACCAAGTTATACCGCGTTATGGTCCAACCCGATGGCTCTCAAGCCTCAAACACCTACAAAGTCGAGTCGGTTTTGCTGCACCCTAACCACTTCCCTGGGGACATCACGACCGACGTGGCCCTAGTCCGGGTCGCCCGAGACTTCCAATTCGCCCTTGATTTGCGAAACGCCAATCTGGGGTTCCCCGTTATGCCATTAAACCAGACCGCCTGCAAAATGCCAGTGTGGTCCTTCTTTTTCGTCGACAATTCCAACAGTTCGAAGATTATGGAAAAGGGAGAAATTTCACTCACAGTGGTTACAACAGGGTGCCATACCGATTTCCTGTGCTTGAAACCGAACAATTCGAAAGCTCCCTGTAGTTTCAATATAGGCATGCCCATCATTTGTAATACAGTACTGACGGCTGTTTATTTCGGAAATGAAACGACAGGCGGCTGCAATGGACAATTACCAGAGATGGTCACAGCCCTACGAGCCGATACCCCATTTCTGGAATATTGGTTCAACGAAACGGGGTATTTTGATGATATGAGCGATAACATAACGGGCTCAGCGGAGTTGCGGCGCTGTAGTGGCGCCAACAGCCCCCTTTCTGGGGCTATTATCTTTACTTTCGTGTCCATATTTTTCTCACTCTCTCCGTAGATACGATTGGTTGTAATTTGATCTAACGGtgttcttatttattatttttatcacatTTCAGCTTTAGTTCTGTTatttgaaagtaattattattaccttcGCTTTCGTTTCCATATTTTTCTCACTCAGCCTGTAGATATGATTCGGAACGTACCCAAACCGCAacgcttatttttattattcggTGCCGTAGAAATACGGTTAGTGAGAACGTGTGATTATATggaatttaattgaattaagcCCACTTTTTGTATATTTCAATGACCAGATTAGTTTCTGTTTCACttccattaaaaattaacacttcTGGCATCAAAATCGGTTGAAATATCCAAATTCACAACGTTTACACGACAAGTTAAAAAGTGTCATACGTTTACATGGCAGGTTCGGACCGATCTATAGACAAGTCCAATTGCAAAGCAAACTTTATTAAGcacaaatacaataaaataaaacacatagATTAGTCAAGCTTTTTTAAAACGCAAATGCCGTCAAGGGCGGGCGCTGTTGATTCGTACTCCCCATTTGCAAACTCCGCCCTTTCGTTAGCGCACAACAAAACTGGTGTCGTATGCGTGTGAATCCCCGCAATGGTTTTAGGATCACCTGCCTTTCCTACCGTATCCACAGCCTGACCCACACGAACTGTCACTGAGACAGAATTCAAATTATCGTCAAGTGTGAGCAGCCATCTTGGTTGCATGGCCGCCGCTAAGCTATAGAGTAGGTAATGACATCGGCCCAAAATCAACGAATGCGGCTTAAGTAGGCACACTAACGGGATCAAAATCCCTAAAATAAGTAATCAAAACAAAGTTGGTTACTACTGTAAAAGCTCACCCGCCATTGCAACCGGGTCTAGCAACTGACGATCGGTGTGTAAGGGGTTCAAAGTCATGGTACCTTTACCCATATGGACAAGACCCTGCGCAATTCTTACCATAAACAATTGGAACGGGTTCTTGGTATGGTATAAAGCTAGTTGGCGTAGAGTGACCGCAAGGCGGGCATTGTTAGTGCCCGCCCCCACATAACCCAGCCCAAAAATGGCGTTGCAAGCAACGTCGTCGTCAATATCGTGTGAATATTTCGTCAAAACGTTGATTATAGTGGGCTGGGGATCGCTAACCGAAGTCAAGGCGATAGCCAATGGGACGGCTTTGCGGACCGAAGGTTCGCCATAACGTGATATTTGACCGAAAATTCTTTGAATCATTTCGGTCCCGAGCTCCTCACCCTTGGAAATGGCGGCCACGGCCAAAACAGCTATCGCTTTCCCCATATGATAATCCCATTCGTTCTTTTTCTTATCTTTCGAACCTTTCGTTTCGGTCGTTTCGGGAACTTCGACCTTTTCCTCGACCAATCGCAACAATTCCTGGATTATTAACACATCCCCACTTCCGGCGTAAGCGCACATTTGTAGCATGGTCTGGAAGATGGTCCGAAACGGCTCCTCAAACACATCCGCCACAATCGTCGGAACCTCAATCGCATCCTTGGTTCCGAAATATGCAAGTGCCACGCCCAAACCAGCCAATAACATGAAGGGACTTTTCAGAACGTCCAATCCGTTCGATTCAATCATTTTCGTCAAGATGATGTCCGATAATTCGTTATTATTTCTCCCGAGACTGATCAAACCGCATGCAAGACTCGCCACGCCCAAAGTTTTGACCAATTTCGAGCTCTGTATCACCGGTAGGAGGAGATTCAATACGTCGCTCCGCCCACTCCCGGCGTACGCCAATCCGATGCCTAGCACCGCCCCAACTTGCAACTCCTCACTGCCACTCCCCACGTAATCGCCCAGTAGGGCAAGGGCCGGGTCGCAGTCGTTTCGAATGCGACAATTGACAATACCAAGGGCTAGTAACGCGCCAGCTTTGATATTATCATCACTGGTGTAGAGATATTTATCAATTGGGGTCAAACCGCCATCTACGTCCCATAAGTATAGTAAACCCAGAGCTGCAGTGGCACTTAACATGCCAACATCTTTGTTTCGATAAATCCATTTATTGCCATCGTCGGTTGTCAAAAGTTTATCAGTGCCAAAACCAGCATTGACGAAACCGTTGACGAAGGACGAGGCCAGATTTTGACGGGCACTGTCCAGTTTCTCGCCGAGGACGCTCTGACGCAGCGTTACGGGCTCAAGCCAGGTTTTGTACACCTCTTCGGGCGATTTCGGCTCCATTATATCAAGCTAAAGcgagaaaaatttgaatttggcgCCGAAACACAAGGCGGGAAATTTGAATTTCTTCCGGAAATTTCGCATTTTGACCCCAAAATACAACATCACAAGACGGAAAATGGCAAATTTAAGccaaatgaataaaaattgtcaCTAACCTCACGtgcaaaacttaaaaaatagtgGCTCAAGTGACTATTCTCGAGAATGCTCCTCACGTCGTCATCGTCGAGATTAAATTCGATTGGGTAGAGGTGTCGGGCGCATATGAAGGCCATTTGATACAGTGTGATCCTAAAAATGagtgaaaaattgtttgaaacgCCGACTAGATTACTTGTCAGTGCACGTATTGAAGAGTTTCTCGATCAAAGCCGAGTCTTTGATTTGAATCGCGACGACCAAACAGCGACAATGCTCCTGAAAAAGATAATAGAACTGCGAAATAAGCTTCAGTATTTTTTTGCTCTCGAGATCGTCCACATATTTTGCACAGGAGGCTAGGTACAAGCAAATGGGCTTGTAGTTTTCCCTCGTGACGTAATCGAAGAGCATGTACATCTGGTTGATTTCCATTAAAAGGTCGCAGCCTTGTATCTCGTCGTGGTGGCTGCAGTTAAACCTCATGATCTGCTTGACAAGGGGGCTCAGAGTCT contains:
- the step gene encoding cytohesin-1 isoform X1; translation: MQYSTLSRERKGSVTSTTHNVANWFSSLKRTKKGKNHKSDATSKSAWDLATLATYRTTLAPLMCSCVRVCASYVVYGLFPCCCSCSSGHLKDELVEVVSEMESLDSGEDGKNSNKTKMMSIGRKKFNMDPKKGIEYLIEKGLLQNTAESVAQFLHKGEGLNKTAIGDYLGEKNDFNEKVLQAFVDLHDFTDLILVQALRQFLWSFRLPGEAQKIDRMMECFAKRYCDCQGENNIFENSDTCYVLSFAIIMLNTSLHNPSVKDKPTIEQFINMNRGINQGQDLPRELLVGLYESIKAEPFKIPEDDGNDLMHTFFNPDKEGWLWKQGGRYKSWKRRWFILNDNCLYYFEYTTDKEPRGIIPLENISVRECTDRQKQHCFELYASGGADFIKACKTDSEGKVVEGKHTVYRMSASSEEEKNEWMQRLKQSISHNPFYDMLANRKRKAQHHN
- the step gene encoding cytohesin-1 isoform X2, encoding MMGTIAHTQEPFSISDLSPEQQKILIDIRRRKTELLLQIQLAPLMCSCVRVCASYVVYGLFPCCCSCSSGHLKDELVEVVSEMESLDSGEDGKNSNKTKMMSIGRKKFNMDPKKGIEYLIEKGLLQNTAESVAQFLHKGEGLNKTAIGDYLGEKNDFNEKVLQAFVDLHDFTDLILVQALRQFLWSFRLPGEAQKIDRMMECFAKRYCDCQGENNIFENSDTCYVLSFAIIMLNTSLHNPSVKDKPTIEQFINMNRGINQGQDLPRELLVGLYESIKAEPFKIPEDDGNDLMHTFFNPDKEGWLWKQGGRYKSWKRRWFILNDNCLYYFEYTTDKEPRGIIPLENISVRECTDRQKQHCFELYASGGADFIKACKTDSEGKVVEGKHTVYRMSASSEEEKNEWMQRLKQSISHNPFYDMLANRKRKAQHHN
- the step gene encoding cytohesin-1 isoform X4, whose product is MMGTIAHTQEPFSISDLSPEQQKILIDIRRRKTELLLQIQHLKDELVEVVSEMESLDSGEDGKNSNKTKMMSIGRKKFNMDPKKGIEYLIEKGLLQNTAESVAQFLHKGEGLNKTAIGDYLGEKNDFNEKVLQAFVDLHDFTDLILVQALRQFLWSFRLPGEAQKIDRMMECFAKRYCDCQGENNIFENSDTCYVLSFAIIMLNTSLHNPSVKDKPTIEQFINMNRGINQGQDLPRELLVGLYESIKAEPFKIPEDDGNDLMHTFFNPDKEGWLWKQGGRYKSWKRRWFILNDNCLYYFEYTTDKEPRGIIPLENISVRECTDRQKQHCFELYASGGADFIKACKTDSEGKVVEGKHTVYRMSASSEEEKNEWMQRLKQSISHNPFYDMLANRKRKAQHHN
- the step gene encoding cytohesin-1 isoform X3, whose product is MQYSTLSRERKGSVTSTTHNVANWFSSLKRTKKGKNHKSDATSKSAWDLATLATYRTTHLKDELVEVVSEMESLDSGEDGKNSNKTKMMSIGRKKFNMDPKKGIEYLIEKGLLQNTAESVAQFLHKGEGLNKTAIGDYLGEKNDFNEKVLQAFVDLHDFTDLILVQALRQFLWSFRLPGEAQKIDRMMECFAKRYCDCQGENNIFENSDTCYVLSFAIIMLNTSLHNPSVKDKPTIEQFINMNRGINQGQDLPRELLVGLYESIKAEPFKIPEDDGNDLMHTFFNPDKEGWLWKQGGRYKSWKRRWFILNDNCLYYFEYTTDKEPRGIIPLENISVRECTDRQKQHCFELYASGGADFIKACKTDSEGKVVEGKHTVYRMSASSEEEKNEWMQRLKQSISHNPFYDMLANRKRKAQHHN
- the LOC107398500 gene encoding complement factor D is translated as MFLRVLLLSFLIVFEAESIKSPDELAALFQEPQNKKIIKNNNGERVPPGYYSYAVIFKLMKEPKSHLFNNSDFFESLAICSGTVLNRRWVVTKASPIAYYKTKLYRVMVQPDGSQASNTYKVESVLLHPNHFPGDITTDVALVRVARDFQFALDLRNANLGFPVMPLNQTACKMPVWSFFFVDNSNSSKIMEKGEISLTVVTTGCHTDFLCLKPNNSKAPCSFNIGMPIICNTVLTAVYFGNETTGGCNGQLPEMVTALRADTPFLEYWFNETGYFDDMSDNITGSAELRRCSGANSPLSGAIIFTFVSIFFSLSP
- the LOC657821 gene encoding 26S proteasome non-ATPase regulatory subunit 2, whose translation is MAAAAIRKPVIPKDDSDDDKELQVELKGLVDRITGDESKLVNVSLDMLKYLIRTSTSSMTSVPKPLKYLAPFYGALRNKCDSMKDPLLKKNLSDVVSVLSMGAIDGSVKRDFDCLKYCLQGTMENIGDWGHEYIRQLEIEIVKQWVMCENNYKTLSPLVKQIMRFNCSHHDEIQGCDLLMEINQMYMLFDYVTRENYKPICLYLASCAKYVDDLESKKILKLISQFYYLFQEHCRCLVVAIQIKDSALIEKLFNTCTDKITLYQMAFICARHLYPIEFNLDDDDVRSILENSHLSHYFLSFARELDIMEPKSPEEVYKTWLEPVTLRQSVLGEKLDSARQNLASSFVNGFVNAGFGTDKLLTTDDGNKWIYRNKDVGMLSATAALGLLYLWDVDGGLTPIDKYLYTSDDNIKAGALLALGIVNCRIRNDCDPALALLGDYVGSGSEELQVGAVLGIGLAYAGSGRSDVLNLLLPVIQSSKLVKTLGVASLACGLISLGRNNNELSDIILTKMIESNGLDVLKSPFMLLAGLGVALAYFGTKDAIEVPTIVADVFEEPFRTIFQTMLQMCAYAGSGDVLIIQELLRLVEEKVEVPETTETKGSKDKKKNEWDYHMGKAIAVLAVAAISKGEELGTEMIQRIFGQISRYGEPSVRKAVPLAIALTSVSDPQPTIINVLTKYSHDIDDDVACNAIFGLGYVGAGTNNARLAVTLRQLALYHTKNPFQLFMVRIAQGLVHMGKGTMTLNPLHTDRQLLDPVAMAGILIPLVCLLKPHSLILGRCHYLLYSLAAAMQPRWLLTLDDNLNSVSVTVRVGQAVDTVGKAGDPKTIAGIHTHTTPVLLCANERAEFANGEYESTAPALDGICVLKKLD